From Bradyrhizobium symbiodeficiens, the proteins below share one genomic window:
- a CDS encoding DUF892 family protein, which produces MYHHVKKLMFTVRVDEPDPRFGNMLLEQFGGANGELAAAMQYSIQGLNCEDPDRKDLLMDIGTEELSHLEVVGCLARMHLAPSKNDRQAAEADPLIAIAGGGGVNLFNSQGNPWTADYLKITGELDVDLRSNIAAEARAKIVYERLINFCDDAGSKDALQFLMTREITHMKAFARALESLSKPAFSIGRLAPTPGLVNQYFNDSTGSGDHGEIDTRGPWNEGEDWVFTESPALQSTDAGAGTPIVAESSSPVDEAGLTDLLLHELRDILHAEKQLTKALPKMAQAARFDQLRELFELHLAETENQVERINECFELLGETARAKPCKGMMGLIEEGQEVMKEAEDKEDAAADLSLISAAQRVEHYEMSGYITARNLAQQLRHSAVVALLSKSLAEEENADLLLNQVARSLMSVAKMPAAVEQAE; this is translated from the coding sequence ATGTATCACCACGTCAAGAAACTGATGTTCACCGTGCGTGTCGACGAACCCGATCCGCGCTTCGGCAATATGCTGCTCGAGCAGTTCGGCGGCGCCAATGGGGAACTTGCGGCGGCGATGCAATATTCGATTCAAGGTTTGAATTGCGAGGATCCCGACCGCAAGGATCTCCTGATGGATATCGGCACCGAAGAGCTCAGTCATCTCGAAGTCGTCGGTTGTCTCGCGCGGATGCATCTTGCGCCTTCGAAGAACGACCGCCAGGCGGCAGAGGCCGATCCGCTGATTGCGATCGCCGGCGGCGGCGGCGTCAATCTGTTCAATTCACAAGGCAATCCCTGGACCGCCGACTATCTCAAGATCACCGGCGAGCTCGACGTCGATCTCCGCAGCAACATCGCCGCCGAGGCGCGCGCGAAGATCGTCTATGAACGGCTGATCAATTTTTGCGACGACGCCGGCAGCAAGGACGCGCTCCAGTTCCTGATGACGCGGGAAATCACTCATATGAAGGCGTTCGCGCGCGCGCTCGAAAGCCTGTCGAAGCCGGCCTTCAGCATCGGCAGGCTCGCGCCGACGCCCGGCCTCGTGAACCAGTACTTCAACGATTCCACCGGCAGCGGCGACCACGGAGAAATCGACACCCGCGGTCCGTGGAACGAGGGCGAGGACTGGGTGTTCACGGAATCGCCCGCTCTGCAGTCCACCGATGCCGGCGCCGGCACACCGATCGTTGCGGAGAGCTCATCGCCCGTGGACGAGGCGGGCCTGACCGATCTCCTGCTCCATGAACTGCGCGACATTCTCCATGCCGAGAAGCAGTTGACCAAGGCGCTTCCCAAGATGGCGCAGGCCGCCCGCTTCGACCAGCTGCGGGAATTGTTCGAACTGCATCTGGCCGAGACCGAGAATCAGGTCGAGCGCATCAACGAATGCTTCGAGCTGCTCGGCGAGACCGCACGCGCCAAACCCTGCAAGGGCATGATGGGCCTCATCGAGGAAGGCCAGGAAGTCATGAAGGAAGCCGAAGACAAGGAAGACGCTGCCGCCGACCTCTCACTGATTTCTGCGGCTCAACGCGTCGAGCATTACGAGATGTCCGGCTACATCACCGCGCGCAATCTGGCGCAGCAGCTCCGGCATAGCGCAGTGGTCGCCCTGCTCTCCAAATCCCTCGCCGAGGAAGAAAACGCCGATCTCCTGCTCAATCAGGTCGCGCGATCGCTGATGTCGGTTGCGAAGATGCCTGCCGCAGTGGAGCAGGCCGAATAG
- a CDS encoding TetR/AcrR family transcriptional regulator: MSKALERREKLRIDLILTAERMIADRGLSGLKTRDLAREIGCANGAVYNLVADMDELILRVGSRTLHRLDEALSAAESSGASLPQETLVRIAIAYCDFAAKNLQLWRALFEHRMEADKVVPDWSVDDQMRLFRHIYQPLVSLFPKRGPEELGITARSLFSAVHGMVALGLEQKLVAVPLLALRKEIAGLVRAMIDGLIAQAGQSRAAVGP; encoded by the coding sequence ATGTCTAAAGCCTTGGAACGTCGAGAGAAACTTCGAATCGACCTCATCCTGACGGCGGAGCGGATGATCGCCGACCGTGGCTTGTCGGGGCTGAAAACCCGCGATCTCGCCCGCGAGATCGGCTGCGCCAATGGTGCGGTCTATAATCTCGTGGCCGATATGGACGAGCTGATCCTGCGGGTGGGCTCGCGCACGCTGCACCGGCTCGACGAGGCGCTGAGCGCGGCGGAAAGCTCGGGCGCCTCCTTGCCGCAGGAGACGCTGGTCCGCATCGCCATCGCCTATTGCGATTTCGCGGCGAAGAATCTCCAGCTCTGGCGCGCACTGTTCGAGCACCGCATGGAGGCCGACAAGGTCGTTCCCGACTGGTCCGTCGATGACCAGATGCGGTTGTTTCGCCACATCTACCAGCCGCTGGTCTCGCTGTTTCCAAAACGCGGCCCGGAAGAGCTCGGAATCACCGCGCGCAGCTTGTTCTCGGCGGTGCATGGCATGGTGGCGCTGGGGTTGGAGCAGAAGCTGGTCGCGGTGCCGCTGCTGGCGCTGCGCAAGGAAATCGCAGGCCTCGTGCGCGCGATGATTGACGGACTGATCGCACAGGCCGGGCAGAGCCGCGCAGCAGTGGGACCGTAG
- a CDS encoding PspA/IM30 family protein, whose translation MFKTVVTLFRGSVAAAGEELEDRTALLILDQQMRDAAAAVERSKRTLALAIAQDQQEGRKLEATVARIADLETRAVAALDGGREDLARDAADAIAGLEADRDAAMTARALFATEIIRLKRHVATAQARITELDRGRRVARASEAVRSLRRSGIEAARPYESTLPEAESTLRRLRERQMEAQAADDALVELDAATGPLATAERLAEQGFGPRLKTTADDVLVRLKSKRAPTA comes from the coding sequence ATGTTCAAGACCGTCGTGACACTCTTCCGGGGCAGCGTGGCCGCCGCCGGCGAGGAACTGGAGGACCGGACCGCCCTCCTCATTCTCGACCAGCAGATGCGCGATGCGGCCGCCGCCGTCGAGCGCAGCAAGCGGACGCTGGCGCTTGCGATCGCGCAGGACCAGCAGGAGGGCCGCAAGCTCGAGGCGACCGTCGCCCGCATCGCCGATCTCGAGACGCGCGCGGTCGCGGCGCTCGATGGCGGCCGCGAGGATCTCGCCAGGGACGCTGCCGACGCCATCGCAGGCCTGGAGGCTGACCGCGATGCGGCGATGACGGCCCGCGCCTTGTTCGCGACCGAGATCATCAGGCTGAAGCGGCACGTCGCAACCGCGCAGGCCCGCATCACCGAGCTCGATCGCGGCCGCCGGGTCGCCCGAGCCTCGGAGGCGGTGCGCTCGCTTCGCCGCAGTGGCATCGAGGCGGCACGTCCTTACGAATCCACGCTGCCGGAGGCGGAGAGCACCCTGCGGCGCCTGCGCGAGCGGCAGATGGAAGCCCAGGCCGCCGATGATGCGCTGGTCGAGCTCGATGCGGCCACCGGACCGCTCGCCACCGCCGAGAGACTTGCCGAGCAGGGTTTTGGCCCACGGCTGAAGACGACTGCGGACGACGTGCTGGTCCGGTTGAAGTCCAAGCGCGCGCCGACCGCCTGA
- a CDS encoding YiaA/YiaB family inner membrane protein: MNQNGQPHSSAWVTFTYASFAASAFLIAIGIFFLPIDFWMKGYLTMGIVMLIQTCITLTKTVRDNHESSRLVNRIEDAKAERLLMEVSKAA, encoded by the coding sequence ATGAACCAGAACGGCCAACCCCATAGCAGCGCCTGGGTGACCTTCACTTACGCGTCCTTCGCAGCCTCCGCGTTCCTCATCGCCATCGGTATCTTCTTCCTGCCGATCGACTTCTGGATGAAGGGCTATCTCACCATGGGCATCGTCATGCTGATCCAGACCTGCATCACCCTGACCAAGACCGTACGTGACAATCACGAGAGCAGCCGACTGGTGAACCGCATCGAGGATGCCAAGGCCGAACGGCTGCTGATGGAAGTTTCCAAGGCGGCTTGA